The following proteins are encoded in a genomic region of Glycine soja cultivar W05 chromosome 17, ASM419377v2, whole genome shotgun sequence:
- the LOC114393743 gene encoding peroxisomal membrane protein PEX14-like isoform X2: protein MATQSPPPPTPTATDQNQGSEVVQATTVDQQNAREEPAKQSSTTSVFVNSQLMREEQIQNAVKFLSHPKVRGSPVMYRRSFLEKKGLTKEEIDEAFQRVPDSAPTVQTGGVNQDGQLKSSSNIQQQAQHQTLQPGLPASTGVNTSPGTLSRSKFHWSHTLIAVGLLAASGAGTAIIIKNSVLPRLKSWIRKVVLDNDDEQLKKTDNKPTLMEEAAQAAKSAAAAAADVAKASQEMLASKGEERRYFVEVVSLLDKQVQEMKSMTNAIRRLEGQEDLQISQTSSKQLIVNGKADYDLHSVRFSSPPTSVEPSSGLHPKAYAEPWEVSQVQSTSTQMLQSQVNGEDLNTKAQDTPLVNGDDSLPWWQRKNVRIREIDNENESNGVPYASASNQQPVQRVWVPPQPPPIAMPEAAEAIRRPKPAAQKEQVSDNQSVAHSLDSSDDVHMAPKLLESEGAVEGSSVSSVPTSSEIQEEHEVKYDEK, encoded by the exons ATGGCCACCCAATCACCGCCTCCTCCCACTCCCACCGCCACCGACCAAAACCAAG GTTCTGAAGTCGTGCAAGCAACAACTGTAGATCAGCAAAATGCCAGAGAAGAGCCTGCTAAACAGAGTTCAACTACATCAGTCTTTGTGAACTCGCAACTGATGCGAGAAGAACAAATTcagaatgctgtgaaatttctaTCACACCCAAAAGTTAGAGGTTCACCTGTCATGTATAGGCGATCATTTCTAGAGAAGAAGGGCCTTACGAAGGAGGAGATTGATGAAGCTTTTCAGCGTGTGCCA GATTCAGCTCCAACAGTGCAGACAGGTGGTGTAAATCAAG ATGGCCAATTGAAATCGTCATCAAACATTCAGCAACAAGCCCAACATCAAACTTTGCAGCCGGGTTTACCTGCTTCTACTGGTGTTAATACTTCGCCGGGAACCTTATCACGCTCCAAATTTCACTGGTCTCATACACTTATTGCAGTTGGATTACtggctgcttcaggtgctggaACAGCTATAATAATTAAG AATTCTGTTCTCCCTCGGTTAAAATCTTGGATACGTAAGGTTGTCTTAGACAATGATGATGAACAATTAAAGAAAACTGACAACAAACCGACACTGATGGAAGAAGCTGCGCAAGCTGCAAAATCAGCTGCAGCTGCAGCTGCAGATGTGGCAAAAGCAAGCCAAGAAATGCTGGCTTCAAAAGGTGAAG AGAGGAGATACTTTGTGGAAGTTGTGAGCCTTTTAGATAAACAAGTACAAGAAATGAAGTCAATGACAAATGCCATAAGAAGGTTGGAAG GGCAAGAAGATCTTCAAATCAGTCAAACAAGTTCGAAG CAACTGATTGTGAATGGAAAAGCAGACTACGACTTGCATTCAG TGAGATTTTCATCCCCACCTACATCTGTTGAACCATCAAGTGGTCTTCATCCAAAGGCATATGCGGAG CCTTGGGAGGTTAGTCAGGTGCAAAGCACGTCTACCCAGATGCTTCAGTCTCAAGTAAATGGTGAAGACTTGAATACTAAGGCCCAGGATACCCCTCTAGTAAATGGGGATGACTCATTACCCTGGTGGCAGAGGAAAAATGTCAGAATCAGAGAGATTGATAATGAAAATGAGTCTAATGGAGTACCTTATGCTTCTGCATCCAATCAGCAGCCAGTCCAACGCGTATGGGTTCCTCCTCAACCTCCCCCCATAGCTATGCCGGAGGCTGCAGAAGCAATCAGACGACCAAAACCAGCGGCCCAAAAGGAACAGGTGTCTGATAATCAGTCAGTAGCTCATTCTTTAGACAGCTCTGATGACGTACATATGGCCCCAAAACTATTGGAATCCGAAGGTGCAGTAGAGGGCAGCAGTGTCAGCTCGGTTCCCACCTCTAGTGAGATACAAGAGGAGCATGAAGTCAAATATGATGAGAAATGA
- the LOC114393743 gene encoding peroxisomal membrane protein PEX14-like isoform X1, with translation MATQSPPPPTPTATDQNQGSEVVQATTVDQQNAREEPAKQSSTTSVFVNSQLMREEQIQNAVKFLSHPKVRGSPVMYRRSFLEKKGLTKEEIDEAFQRVPDSAPTVQTGGVNQDGQLKSSSNIQQQAQHQTLQPGLPASTGVNTSPGTLSRSKFHWSHTLIAVGLLAASGAGTAIIIKNSVLPRLKSWIRKVVLDNDDEQLKKTDNKPTLMEEAAQAAKSAAAAAADVAKASQEMLASKGEERRYFVEVVSLLDKQVQEMKSMTNAIRRLEGQEDLQISQTSSKQLIVNGKADYDLHSVRFSSPPTSVEPSSGLHPKAYAEIMAMVQRGEKSSNIRPWEVSQVQSTSTQMLQSQVNGEDLNTKAQDTPLVNGDDSLPWWQRKNVRIREIDNENESNGVPYASASNQQPVQRVWVPPQPPPIAMPEAAEAIRRPKPAAQKEQVSDNQSVAHSLDSSDDVHMAPKLLESEGAVEGSSVSSVPTSSEIQEEHEVKYDEK, from the exons ATGGCCACCCAATCACCGCCTCCTCCCACTCCCACCGCCACCGACCAAAACCAAG GTTCTGAAGTCGTGCAAGCAACAACTGTAGATCAGCAAAATGCCAGAGAAGAGCCTGCTAAACAGAGTTCAACTACATCAGTCTTTGTGAACTCGCAACTGATGCGAGAAGAACAAATTcagaatgctgtgaaatttctaTCACACCCAAAAGTTAGAGGTTCACCTGTCATGTATAGGCGATCATTTCTAGAGAAGAAGGGCCTTACGAAGGAGGAGATTGATGAAGCTTTTCAGCGTGTGCCA GATTCAGCTCCAACAGTGCAGACAGGTGGTGTAAATCAAG ATGGCCAATTGAAATCGTCATCAAACATTCAGCAACAAGCCCAACATCAAACTTTGCAGCCGGGTTTACCTGCTTCTACTGGTGTTAATACTTCGCCGGGAACCTTATCACGCTCCAAATTTCACTGGTCTCATACACTTATTGCAGTTGGATTACtggctgcttcaggtgctggaACAGCTATAATAATTAAG AATTCTGTTCTCCCTCGGTTAAAATCTTGGATACGTAAGGTTGTCTTAGACAATGATGATGAACAATTAAAGAAAACTGACAACAAACCGACACTGATGGAAGAAGCTGCGCAAGCTGCAAAATCAGCTGCAGCTGCAGCTGCAGATGTGGCAAAAGCAAGCCAAGAAATGCTGGCTTCAAAAGGTGAAG AGAGGAGATACTTTGTGGAAGTTGTGAGCCTTTTAGATAAACAAGTACAAGAAATGAAGTCAATGACAAATGCCATAAGAAGGTTGGAAG GGCAAGAAGATCTTCAAATCAGTCAAACAAGTTCGAAG CAACTGATTGTGAATGGAAAAGCAGACTACGACTTGCATTCAG TGAGATTTTCATCCCCACCTACATCTGTTGAACCATCAAGTGGTCTTCATCCAAAGGCATATGCGGAG ATAATGGCCATGGTCCAAAGAGGAGAGAAGTCTTCTAATATTAGG CCTTGGGAGGTTAGTCAGGTGCAAAGCACGTCTACCCAGATGCTTCAGTCTCAAGTAAATGGTGAAGACTTGAATACTAAGGCCCAGGATACCCCTCTAGTAAATGGGGATGACTCATTACCCTGGTGGCAGAGGAAAAATGTCAGAATCAGAGAGATTGATAATGAAAATGAGTCTAATGGAGTACCTTATGCTTCTGCATCCAATCAGCAGCCAGTCCAACGCGTATGGGTTCCTCCTCAACCTCCCCCCATAGCTATGCCGGAGGCTGCAGAAGCAATCAGACGACCAAAACCAGCGGCCCAAAAGGAACAGGTGTCTGATAATCAGTCAGTAGCTCATTCTTTAGACAGCTCTGATGACGTACATATGGCCCCAAAACTATTGGAATCCGAAGGTGCAGTAGAGGGCAGCAGTGTCAGCTCGGTTCCCACCTCTAGTGAGATACAAGAGGAGCATGAAGTCAAATATGATGAGAAATGA
- the LOC114392865 gene encoding serine/threonine/tyrosine-protein kinase HT1-like isoform X1, with the protein MKNLYWFKEISNNVRSGRRLSLGEYKRAVSWSKYLISSGAAIKGEGEEEWSADLSQLFIGSKFASGRHSRIYRGIYKHMDVAIKLVSQPEEDEELAVLLEKQFTSEVALLFRLRHPNIITFVAACKKPPVFCIITEYLSGGSLRKYLVQEGPHSVPLRVVLKLALDIARGMQYLHSQGILHRDLKSENLLLGEDLCVKVADFGISCLESQTGSAKGFTGTYRWMAPEMIKEKRHTKKVDVYSFAIVLWELLTGLTPFDNMTPEQAAYAVTHKNERPPLPCDCPKAFSHLINRCWSSNPDKRPHFDEIVAILESYTEALEQDPEFFSTYKPCPNNIILRCLSKCNNIFASCKA; encoded by the exons ATGAAGAACTTGTACTGGTTCAAAGAGATTTCTAACAACGTGAGATCAGGGAGAAGGCTTTCACTAGGGGAATACAAGAGAGCAGTATCATGGTCAAAGTATTTGATCTCTTCTGGGGCAGCCATAAagggagaaggagaagaagaatggagTGCTGATCTGTCTCAGTTGTTCATAGGGTCAAAATTTGCCTCTGGAAGGCATAGCAGGATCTACAGAGGCATCTACAAGCACATGGATGTTGCAATTAAGCTGGTGAGTCAACCTGAGGAGGATGAGGAATTGGCTGTTTTGCTTGAGAAGCAATTCACTTCTGAGGTTGCTTTGCTCTTTCGATTGCGCCATCCAAATATCATCACT TTTGTTGCAGCTTGCAAGAAACCTCCTGTCTTCTGTATAATTACTGAATATTTATCTGGGGGTTCCTTAAGAAAATACTTGGTTCAGGAAGGACCACATTCAGTTCCTCTCAGAGTTGTTCTGAAATTAGCCTTAGACATAGCACGGGGAATGCAATATCTTCATTCTCAGGGTATACTTCACAGAGATCTCAAATCAGAAAACCTGCTGTTGGGGGAAGATTTGTGTGTAAAAGTAGCAGATTTTGGGATCTCATGCTTGGAATCCCAGACAGGCAGTGCAAAAGGATTCACTGGAACATACCGTTGGATGGCTCCTGAAATGATCAAAGAAAAGCGTCACACCAAGAAAGTAGATGTCTATAGTTTCGCCATAGTTCTGTGGGAACTATTAACAGGATTGACGCCATTTGACAACATGACACCAGAGCAAGCAGCATATGCTGTGACTCACAAG AATGAAAGGCCCCCGTTGCCATGTGACTGTCCAAAGGCTTTTAGTCACCTCATCAACAGATGTTGGTCAAGCAATCCAGATAAAAGACCACATTTTGATGAGATAGTCGCAATTTTGGAGAGCTACACTGAAGCACTTGAGCAGGATCCAGAATTTTTCTCTACTTACAAACCATGTCCTAATAATATAATTCTTAGATGCTTGTCAAaatgtaataatatatttgcTTCTTGCAAAGCTTAA
- the LOC114392865 gene encoding serine/threonine/tyrosine-protein kinase HT1-like isoform X2, with protein sequence MKNLYWFKEISNNVRSGRRLSLGEYKRAVSWSKYLISSGAAIKGEGEEEWSADLSQLFIGSKFASGRHSRIYRGIYKHMDVAIKLVSQPEEDEELAVLLEKQFTSEVALLFRLRHPNIITFVAACKKPPVFCIITEYLSGGSLRKYLVQEGPHSVPLRVVLKLALDIARGMQYLHSQGILHRDLKSENLLLGEDLCVKVADFGISCLESQTGSAKGFTGTYRWMAPEMIKEKRHTKKVDVYSFAIVLWELLTGLTPFDNMTPEQAAYAVTHKSMWLCLSYSLTHERKTPHQQYYITLR encoded by the exons ATGAAGAACTTGTACTGGTTCAAAGAGATTTCTAACAACGTGAGATCAGGGAGAAGGCTTTCACTAGGGGAATACAAGAGAGCAGTATCATGGTCAAAGTATTTGATCTCTTCTGGGGCAGCCATAAagggagaaggagaagaagaatggagTGCTGATCTGTCTCAGTTGTTCATAGGGTCAAAATTTGCCTCTGGAAGGCATAGCAGGATCTACAGAGGCATCTACAAGCACATGGATGTTGCAATTAAGCTGGTGAGTCAACCTGAGGAGGATGAGGAATTGGCTGTTTTGCTTGAGAAGCAATTCACTTCTGAGGTTGCTTTGCTCTTTCGATTGCGCCATCCAAATATCATCACT TTTGTTGCAGCTTGCAAGAAACCTCCTGTCTTCTGTATAATTACTGAATATTTATCTGGGGGTTCCTTAAGAAAATACTTGGTTCAGGAAGGACCACATTCAGTTCCTCTCAGAGTTGTTCTGAAATTAGCCTTAGACATAGCACGGGGAATGCAATATCTTCATTCTCAGGGTATACTTCACAGAGATCTCAAATCAGAAAACCTGCTGTTGGGGGAAGATTTGTGTGTAAAAGTAGCAGATTTTGGGATCTCATGCTTGGAATCCCAGACAGGCAGTGCAAAAGGATTCACTGGAACATACCGTTGGATGGCTCCTGAAATGATCAAAGAAAAGCGTCACACCAAGAAAGTAGATGTCTATAGTTTCGCCATAGTTCTGTGGGAACTATTAACAGGATTGACGCCATTTGACAACATGACACCAGAGCAAGCAGCATATGCTGTGACTCACAAG AGCATGTGGCTGTGTTTATCATATAGTCTTACTCATGAGAGAAAGACACCTCATCAACAATATTATATTACCCTAAGGTAG